The following nucleotide sequence is from Pedobacter sp. PACM 27299.
ATTACACCTTTATTGTGCATAACTTTTCAAGAGGCGGCGGCGGTTTAGAGCATTTAAACTCTACGGTACTTGGCGCTTCCCGCGATGCTTACAATACACCAGAAGGTTATTTAGGCTTCATGAATCTGGTAGCTCATGAATATTATCATTTATGGAACGTGAAAAGAATGCGCCCGATCGCTTTAGGCCCATTTGATTACGACAATGAGAATTATACCACCAACTTATGGGTATCGGAAGGTTTCACGTCTTACTATGAGAACAAACTGGTATTGCGTGCAGGTTTTATAAATCAGCAGGAATTTGTAGATGGATTGGTAACCGCAGTAGCCAATGTATCCAATACACCGGGTGCTAAAGTACAGTCTGCAGCAGAATCTAGTTACGATGCCTGGATCAAAGGATACAGACCAAATGAAAACTCTAACAACACGGGTGTTTCTTATTACAGCAAAGGTGAAGTAGTAGGTCTATTGATGGACATCGAAATTGCGAATGCAACAAAAGGAAAGAAAAGTCTGGATGATGTGATGAAAGCGATGTACCTGCAAGGGAAAAAATTAAACAGAGGATATACTGATGCTGAATTTAAGGCAATGGTAGAAAAAATCAGCGGGCAGGATTTTACTGATTTCTGGGCTAAATATGTGACAGGTACGCATCCATTGGAGTATGATAAATACTTAGGATATGCAGGGATCAAGGTCAAAAATGAAAACGAAGGAAAACAAATTCCTTATGTTGGTGTAGCAGCAAAGAAAACTGAAGGAAGAATTTTCATCTCTGCAGTATCGAGAAATTCGGCTGCATGGGTAGACGGCCTGAATGTAAATGATGAACTGATCAGCGTCAATGGTGTTCCGGTACGCGCAGTGGTTTTAGACCGTATGCCGGTGATTGCCAACAGCAAAGTAGGTGAGGTCATTACAGTGAAAATAGCAAGAGATGGCTTGGAAAGAGATTTCAAGGTAACGCTAAAAGCGAATCCAAACTTAAAACTACTAGCGGAAATGGATCCTAATGCCAGTGCCACGGCAGTTGCGGTACGTAAAGGCTGGATGGGTATTTAAATCGCTGGATAACCTATAAAAAAAGGGTTAATCTGCATAAACTTATGCAGATTAACCCTTTTTTTAATTCGTTTTTTTACGAAATTAGAACGTGAAACGGATAGATAGTCCTACGCCAGAAGCGTCGAAATCTGTTTCAGGAACCAATCCGATTGCTGGTTTCCAGTCTAAAGAAAGGTTAATTGGTGCATCAGCAAATTTGTAATCCAAACCTAAAACACCGTCTACTCCTAAATAAAGGTCGCTGCCATTGTGTGGTTTGTATTTAACAGATCCTACGGTACCACCAATACCATAGTACCAGTTTAAACCTGCAGCATTGTTGATCGGGTTATAGATTTCATATAAACCAGTTACGCGGAAATAATTCGAATGATCCGTAGATCTAAAGTTGGCAATTAAATCTATCATTTTATTTCCACCCAATGTTGTTTTGAAAGTCACACCGTTCGCAGCACCAAAGCGACCACCGATAGCATTCTTGTAACTTTGCGCGTTTGAAGTGGATTGGAATGCAAACGTAGCAATCACTGATAGACAAATAATAGTAAGTAATTTCTTCATAATTGTGTTTTATTTAATTTTTATAGCTGATTCGTGTCATAACAACTATTGTGCCGTATTCAACTTAAAGGGCTAATCGTGTAACATTTTAGTGGTGACTTAAGGTCTGATTTGGCGCTAATCACCTGATTTAATGGCGTTTTTGTCTTCCTTAGTCAGGCTCTTGGTATGAAAAACAAAATAGGCACCTGGTAGCGAGGATAATGCCGAAATGCTGTAAAATAACAAGCTGATTGTGATCGCTACCTGCGGATCAAGTACAAAATACTTCGCGCCATACATGAATACCAGTTCTCTTGCGCCCAGACCACCAATAGTAAGTGGAAATAAAGCCAATAAAGAGGAAGCCATAAACAGTAATATATAAGGTAGGAATGGCCCATCAACCCGCAAAGTATACAATATAAACAGGGCGCAGAGCAGCTGACAGGTTTGTCCGCCCAATGCTTTGAGGTGGATCATTAAAAACGAAGGGACATATTGCTTAAACCACAACTTCAATATCAGGTAATAGCCGGCAGTTCCCAGAATGATCAGGATCCATGCCCAATAAGCGGGGATAGGCAATCCGGTTGTTCTGGAAAGCAGCAGCAACAGCAATACGGTGAGTGCCCACAGACCACTCAGTTTGTCCATAAATACAGCGGTCACTAATTTACGCGTCTCGATGCCATATTCTTTACGCAGCAAAAAGATCTTATAGCCGTCGCCGCCAATTCCGCCAGGAAGAAACATATTGTAAAACATGCCCAGCAGGTATAATTTATAGTTGAGCCATTCCGAAAGCTTCAAGCCGATGCATTCAAAAAAACTTCTGACCCTGGAAGAGGCAAACAATTGAGAACATATAAAGGCAATAAAAGCGCCGGCTAATGGAACTGGATCTGCTTGTGCGACAGTTGCGCGGGTCTTTTCCAGATCTACATTGCTGAATACCCAGAATAAAGCGCCAGCGGTAAGCAGCACCTTGATCAGGATTTTAAAAATGGAAAATAGGGTTTTTGACTTTATCATGTCGCTTATATTGGTTTGGATACCCGCTTCACAAAAGAAGCAATCGTCACAAACTCTGCGTTTTTCTGTTTTAATTTATGGATAAACTGATCCATTCTGCTGATCATTTTCACACCGGTATTCTTGCGTACATATCCTGGAAAGCCAAAGCGCTCCGGATCATCCAGATCGGTGAATTCCCATGGATGAAAATAAACATTCAGGTAACCATCCGTTTTTATAGTCCAGCGGGCCATAGCCGTATACAGCCACAATGGAAGGTTATGGAAAGACAGCCAGAACAATGGGAACCTGATCAGTGGTGTCACTGAAGCCGGGATCTGCAAGACCTTGTCTGTTTTGAAATGAGTTCTTGGCAGGTGCAGGTTATTGTATCGGCCCGGCAGCCAGGTTGGATTAATCGAGCTGTTGTATTCATAACCTGCATTTTGTATGTCTAGATCATCGGTAGGCTGCATTCTCGCCATGCGGTATCCGATAACGGGCGCCTGAATGATCTTTTCCAGTTCCAGTCTGGAAGAAAGCAAATGCTCTACTTTGAAATCAGAATGGTAATATCCGTGAGATGCCAGTTCATGGCCCTGATCCAATATTCGCTGAATCGTTGCAGGCGCATTCTGCGCAAAAATAACGGTGCTAAAAAACGTTGCTTTTACCTGATAGCCTTCCAATATATCCAGTATCGCTTCCGTACCTGCAATAGAGATGTCCATTTGATCTTTAAAAGAGATCTCTTTATGGTATTCGAAGGGCATATCAAACTCTTCGATATCGAAACTTAGTAGTATCACGTGTGTTGTTTTTTAGCTTTTTATATTTGTTGACCGAACGATGTAATTCGGCCTTAATTTGACCTGCATAAACATCTTTCCAAGGTATATTCCAATAATACCCAGAATGATCAGCTGTAAGCCTCCAAAAAATGCAATGGTCATAATGATGGATGCCCAGCCAGAAACTTCGTGTCCAAAGGTAAAGGCATAGAGTACATAGGGCAAATATAAGACGGATATTCCGGAAAAGACAAATCCCAGGTAAACGACATTGTACAATGGCTTTATTGAGAAGGAGGTGACGCCTTGCAGCGCTAAACCAACCATCTTTTTAAAAGTATATTTAGAGCTCCCCGAAAATCTTTCTGCGGGGTCATAGCTGACCGCATATTGTTTAAAGCCGATCCATTTCACTAAACCACGTAAAAATGGTTCATTCTCATGAAATTCTTTAAAAACATCCACTACTTTTCGATCCAGCAGTCTGAAATCTGAGGCCCCCTGATCCAATTCCACAGAGGCCATCCGGTTCAGGACCTGATAGAACAATTTTGAAGTGATCCGCTTTTTAAAAGGCAGTCTTTTATCTTCATTTCTGATGGTATAAACCACTTCGTGGCCTTCTTCCCATCTTTGAATCAGCTCCGGAATCAGCTCCGGCGGATGCTGCATGTCACCATCCATACAGATCACACCCGCACCGCGCGCATGGTCCATCCCGGCTTTAACGGCCTGCTGATGTCCAAAATTACGGGAAAATTCAATATGAAAAATATGATCACTATGTTTGGCCATCATTTCCAATACGGCCATGGTGCTGTCTGTACAGCCATCTGCCACAAAAATGATTTCAAATGTATAGTTCGGCAAGCCAGCGAAGACTTCCCGGATACTGGCCGCAATTACAGGGATATTGTCTGCTTCATTGTAAGCAGGAATCACCACGGAGATTAACCTTTGATTAGTCATGAGCCGGAATGGATTTTCTAAAATCTACGGTCAACATCTGATATACGATGGTCAGCCAAACCAATACACAAGGTAATGCTTTTAAAGAATAAGGCATAATATAGGTTCTTCTGATGTGTCTCGGAAATAAATCTGAAGGGGAGAAACTGGTCAGTAACATGGCAAAAACAAATAGGGCAATGACCCACCATTTTTTTGGATCCGGCTGGATGATGAACCAGATGGCTACGCCCAGCATGGCAATAATATAGGTTGGCGATTCTGAACCACTGCTGAAGATCACAGTAAATATCAAAACCGAGCTCAGCATCATCAGTTGAAAATCAGTGCTTTTATATTGGCTCACACGAAGGTAAGGCAAGGCAAATAAGGCTAATCCTCCCAGCAAAAACGGGGTGTTTGGAATGGAAGCATCCCCGGAGATGCGCCTCACCATTCCCATGACGGAAATGTCCTGCATAGAAACCAGGGAGGCATTCAGTGAGTTTTTATAGATTAAGGATTCCTTCCAGTCAATATGAGAGGACCAGACAAAATTCAGGTCTGAAAGCACTGCAGGTAAAAATGTCAGTATCGGCAATAATATCAGTCCACCGACAACAAACTTTGTTTTATTCTTCGCAAAGAAGAAGAAAGCCAGTCCAACGATGCCATATAATTTCACTAAAAAACCAATGATGATCATCGCTGCAGCTTTGACTTCCTGCTGTTTATAGATAAAAGAAAAAGCGAGTAAGATCAAGCCGGTCAGCGCTACATTGAACTGGAAACTCAATAAGGCAGTGAGTGCCTCATGTAAACAGATGATGGCTACCCAGGACTGCTGTTTCTGCTTAATCGGCAGGTTATAAATCCCCCAATACAAGACCAGTGCATTACACACGTTCCATAGAACGGCTCCGAAAGCATCCGGTAAAAGTGCGAACGGAGCGATCAGCAGGGCAAAGAATGGGCCGTAGTGATTGCTGTCCAGATACAGCAGCGGATTTTCTGTATATAAATTCAGGTGGTTTATGCTATGCCAAAATACATGCTTGAAAATTTTGTAATTGTTGTAAGTGCCGTGTAAATACTGTTTGGTAGCTGAAACGACTGCAGCAATCAGGTATAAGCCCAGTATTACTTTTTTATCCAGGATAAATGCAACTAAGCGGTTCGGAGCTTTGCTTGGAATAGACATTGAAGACATAGATGCAAATGTGTGTGTGTTCCTGTTTTAATCAGTCGAGCTTGGTATTGATCAATACGATTAGGGATGTCGCTGGATCTCTTTGCTTACAGGTGTTTTTCTTAATCTAATTAATTTGGTAAATGGTTTTTTATAGCGCTCGCTAGCTGCGGTCTATGCTTTTTATGGAATAGCACGCTTTAATAAGCAAAGGTAAATTTTCGGCATATATAATAGATGATTTGATTGAAAATATGTTACATTAATTAGGGGAATAATTAAAATCAATTTAACTGAGGCTCAATGAATCTAACATGGCTTTGGAATGGCGTTTAAAGCGATCGGTTTAAAACACAAAGCTGTGATTGAATTTTTGATTGAATTCAGATCGCTGAAAACTGAGGCTATTTTCGGGAGATTACGGTAGGATAGTGCACAAAATCTTCTCCTGATTATTCTTGGAAAAAGAAAACATACCATTATAATAATTGGTTTTAATAGCACTAATAATTTGTTAGATTTGAGAAAGACCAGGTAATAATTATAAAAATAACCGTTTATGGCTGTAAATATCACACGCGTATTTGATTTACTTCAATACAATTTAGAGAATTTTCCCAAAGAGGAGTTTATAAGTGGTAAGGTTAAAGGGGAGTGGAAAAAATATAGTACCCAGCATTTTTGTGAAACGGTGGATACACTGAGCAGAGGTTTGCTGGGGATCGGTGTCAAAAAAGGGTCAAAGGTTGCTGTTATGTCTGCCAATCGCCCGGAATGGAACATTACAGACTTCGCAATTATACAGTTAGGTGCCTACCAGGTACCTTTATACCCGACATTAGCGGAGCATGACATTAAGTTTATTTTGGAAAATGCAGCTGTGAATGTTGTTTTTGTAGCGGATGAACTGATCTATCAAAAAGTAAAAATAGCTGCTGCAGAATTGACATCGGAGCTGAAGGTGTATAGTTTCGATCCGGTAAAAGGAATTCCCTCCTGGGAGGAATTGCTGGAGGCAGGGAAGGCTCAGGGCGGACTGGACTTGGAAGTTTACCGTGCGGAAGTGAAAGCTGATGATATTTTAACCTTAATCTATACCTCTGGTACTACAGGTACACCAAAAGGAGTGATGCTGACCCATGACAACCTGGTGAAAAATTTTGAAAAGTCTTCGGTGCTGGTGCCTCCTGGACTCCACAAGGCATTGAGCTTTTTACCATTATCGCATATTTTTGAACGCATGATTGTGTACCTCCACATGTACAAAGGAGCATCAGTATATTATGCAGAAAGTATGGAAACTATTGTGGGCGACATACAATTTGTGAAACCCAATGCTTTCTCTACTGTTCCACGTTTGCTGGAAAAGGTATACGATAAAATTATGGAGAAAGGAAAGGAATTAACAGGCATCAAAAGAGGCATATTTTTCTGGGCGCTTTCCGTTGCGGAAAAATTCGAATTCGATAACGGTCCTTTTTATAAGTTCAAACTCGGCATTGCCAGAAAGCTGGTCTTTAAGAAATGGCAGGAAGCGCTGGGCGGCGAAATTGTGGTGATTGTTTCTGGAGGAGCTGCTTTAAACGCGCGTTTATGCAGGATTTTCTGGGCAGCAGGAATGCCGGTCATGGAAGGATACGGCTTAACAGAAACTTCGCCGGTGATCACGGTAAATTATATCGGGGCCACCAGATTTGGAACTGTAGGGCCGCCGATTGATGGCGTAGAAGTGAAGATTGCTGAAGATGGGGAAGTATTGGCCCGCGGACATAACATTATGAAAGGCTATTATAACCATCCAGAACTGACTGCTGAGTCTATAGACAAAGACGGCTGGTTCCATACCGGAGATATTGGCGAACTGATCGAAGGCAGGTTCCTGAAAATCACCGATCGTAAAAAAGAAATCTTTAAAACGGCAGGCGGCAAATACGTAGCTCCACAGATGCTGGAAAATAAATTGAAAGAATCCCCTTTGGTGGAGCAGGTAATGGTACTTGGTGAAAACAGAAAGTTTCCATCGGCCTTAATTATTCCTACTTTTGCAGCGCTGAAAACCTGGTGTGCTAAAAAGGGAATTGCTTATACCACCAATGAACTGATGATCAAAGATCCGCAGGTATTGAAAAAGTATGATGAAATTGTTGCTTTTAGCGGCAAGGAGTTTGGCAAATGGGAACAGGTGAAACGCATTGCATTGCTCTCCAAAGAGTGGAGCATTGAAGGCGGTGAGCTGACCCCTAAACTGAGCTTAAAAAGAAAGGTCATTCTGGAGAAAAACGGACTGATCATAGAAAAAATTTATACAGATGCAGCGGATTATAAGGGCTAGATTATTTTTAAATATCAATGGGTTTTTGCTGATTACGGCCGTCCTATTATCAGGATGTGCAGGTACTCAGCCGGCTAGGAAAAATGAGAAAGACTACCGCAATGGGATGGTAGTTTCTGCCAGTCCTTTTGCCTCGAAAGTAGGGCTGGACATTTTGAAAAAAGGTGGAAATGCGGTGGATGCCGCAGTAGCCGTCCAATTTGCACTAGCCGTAGTATACCCCAATGCCGGAAATATCGGGGGCGGTGGTTTTATGGTTTATCGCGCTGCGGATGGCAGCAGCAATACCCTTGATTTTAGAGAAAAAGCCGGTGCTGCAGCATCAAGAGATATGTACCTGGATCAATCTGGTGCACCTATTGTCGATAAAAGCCTGTATGGGCAGCTGGCAGCTGGTGTTCCCGGTTCAGTTGCAGGTATGGTGACCGCACATGAAAAATATGGAAAATTGCCTTGGGCAACTTTAGTAGAGCCGGCAATTTTACTCGCCAGAAATGGTTTCCCCCTGAGCAAGCAGCAGGTGGGAGAGTTCAATGAGCTTCGCGAAAAATTACTGCAATTCAATCCGGATGGTACCGCTTTGCTGAAAGATGGCAAATGGACCGAAGGGGAGCTGCTGAAACAGGAAGAACTGGCCAGTACGCTGGAGCTGATCCGTGATCAAGGAAGGGCAGGGTTTTACGAAGGTAAAGTGGCGGATCTTTTATTAAAGGAAATGAATCGTGGTGGCGGTATCCTGACTAAAGCAGATTTACAACACTATCAGGCGATCTGGCGCAGGCCGATCACCGGAACATATAAAGATTACCGCATCATTACCATGCCTCCCCCATCCAGTGGAGGAATTGCGCTGATTCAGCTCTTGAAATCTGTGGAGCCATTTCCATTGAAAAAATGGGGATTCCAGCAGGATTCTACCGTACAGCTCATGGTGGAAGCAGAAAGAAGGGTGTATGCCGATCGTGCCACGCATTTGGGTGACCCAGATTTCTATGACGTTCCTGCAAATGCATTAATGAAAGATCAGTACATTAAGGACCGGATGAAAAGCATGGACTGGCTAAAGGCAACGCCCAGCGCTTCAGTTAAAGCAGGTGCAGTCCAGGGAAAAGAACATGAAGAAACCACGCATTATTCTATTGTAGATCAGGAAGGGAATGCAGTTTCTGTAACCACTACCCTGAACGGCTCCTATGGTGCAACAGTAGTAGTGAAAGGCGCAGGATTTCTACTCAACAATGAAATGGATGATTTTTCTGTGAAACCAGGGGCAGCCAATATGTATGGCCTGATTGGCGGCGAAGCGAATGCAATCGCGCCAGGAAAACGTATGCTGAGCTCTATGACGCCTACTATTCTTGAAAAAGATGGAAAACTATTCATGGTCGTGGGGACGCCTGGAGGATCGACGATTATAACGTCTGTTTTTCAGACCATTCTAAATGTGATCGAATTTGACCATAATATGCAGCAGGCAGTGTCTGCTAAACGTTTTCACCACCAATGGTTACCCGATTTGATCTATACTGAAAAAGGAGCAATAGATTCGATCACCCGCGTTAAACTGCAAGCTAAAGGCTATATCATTGCACCAAGAGGACCAATGGGTAGAGTAGACGCAATCCTGAAAACAAAACAAGGTGGTTATCAGGGTGCTGCAGATCCGCGTGGTGATGATCAATGGCTCGGTTGGTAGCTGTCTGAAATTCCACACACTTATTTTCAAATTACAGTCGTTTAAAGCAGTTTAAATAATTGGCCTGAGTATTGAATTGATTTCAATGATTAAACATTGTAATAATTTATTCAATACTTATCTTATGAAACAAAATCTATTTAAAGCCCTGCCTGTAGCTTTTGCTGCGCTCCTAATCGGAGGTTCTGTTCAGGCACAGGATCAAGCAGGTACAACCTCAAATCAGTTGACTACCTGGTCGATTGGCCTTAATGCTGGGGTTTTAACTCCTTTATCTCCTCTTGGTGGACATAATGATTTCTCTAATATGAAATCCAGCTTAGGTTACGGACTTTATATTAAGAAACAAATTACCCCTTATTTCTCCCTGCGTTTAGACGGAGTGAGAGGTAAATTGAAAGGTGATAACTCTGAAAACTGGAAAAGCGGTTCGCCAAATGCCAGTCCTGTAAATGCTTTTGAAACTAACCTGGACTATTCAGGAACTTTAAACGCAGTGGTAAATTTATTTAACATCAGTATGTTCAATGCGAACAGTGCAGTACAATTGTACGCTTCTGGTGGTGCTGGTTTAGCGGGTTACAAAGTGAAAACTTCAGCAACCTCTGGTGGTGCATTAGTAGACTATGCTGGTGGTAAAACAATTTCGGAATTGATTATTCCAGTTGGATTAGGTGCTAAATTTAAATTAGCAGACCGTGTAAACTTAGATTTAGGGTGGACTGTTAACTTTGTTGATGGTGATAATCTTGATGGTTATGCACGTGGTAACAGCAGCGATAAATATAACTACGGTTATGCAGGTTTAGAGTTTGCCTTAGGAAAAGGATCGAAACAATTGGCATGGCATAACCCGGTAGCTTTGACTTACGAAGAAGCTTTATCGGCAAAACAAACCGCAAATGCATTAAAAGCTGAGAATGATAAATTAAGAGGCGAAATGAACGACCTGTTAAAAGATTCTGATGGCGATGGTGTTGCGGATAAATTGGATAAATGTCCAGGTACTCCAGCAGGCGTTGTTGTTGACGGTTCTGGCTGTCCATTGAAAATCCCTGTACCAGTAATTCAGGAAAAAGTAATCATCACTGAAGCTGACCGTAAGGTAGTAGAAGAAGCGATTAAAAACTTAGAGTTTGATTTAGGAAAAGCAACGATCCGTGATAAATCTTACGCTACTTTAAACCGTGTTGCAGCATTATTAGTAGAGAAAAACTTTAGCCTTAAATTGGCAGGTCATACTGATAACACTGGTTCTATGGCTTTAAACTTACGTTTGTCGAAAGAAAGAGCGGAAGCTGTGAAAGCTTATTTAGTATCTCAAGGTGCTAATCCTTCACGTATTGAAGCAGTAGGTTATGGTCCAAACCAACCAATTGCAACGAATAAAACTGCCGCTGGTCGTCAACAAAATAGAAGAGTAGAATTTACACTTTACTAGTCGGTATTTAAATACTGAAAAGAAAACTGCCTTGCGATGAGCAAGGCGGTTTTTTTTGTGCTTAACTTTTTGAAGACATTCCATTTTTGTGATTTCATTTAAGGGAATTAGAGGGGCTTGGTAGGGCCCCTCTTCACAAATTTGCTTTCAAACCCTGTTTCAAGGGCGATTTTAAATACGATTAATTACTAATAATGTTAGTAATTAATTAAAGGTTATAAGAGGTGTGCTATTGTTTATTAGTATCTTGGTGTTTTATAATTCTAACCATTAACCCCTTGTATCATGGCAATATTCGCAGTTGGCCCTTTTGGGCGCCCTTCCGGGAAAATAGGAAACGTAGTCTTTTATGAATTAAACGGACAAATAGTGGGTCGTGGGATCGGAAAGGCAGGAAAGCCCAGCAAAAAACAATTGGCTAACCGTCAGGCCATGTCAGCGACCATGGATTTTTTGAAACCGATGACTGATTTTATCAATGTGAGTTTTAAATCGGAAGCCGAAGGCAGCTTGAAAAACCCGCATAACCTGGCCACCTCTTATAATAAGAAAAACGCTTTAACAGGTGAATATCCAAATATTCGGGTTGATTATACCAAAGCCATCCTCAGTAAAGGGCAGCTGGAATCGGCAAACCAATTAAAAATCAGCAAAGGAGAAAATGGTCTGCATTTGAGCTGGGATTCGAGTGTTGCTGAAAATGGCGAAAATGATGACTTGCTGATGGTCATGATCAGCCATCCGGGCAGAAAACGTGCAAGCAGCTATTTAAATGCAGCAAGAAGAGTAGAGGGGATTTGTTATCTTCCACTTGCTAAGGATTGGATGATGGAGGAGCAGATGGAAATTTATGTCTGTTTTAAATCGGCGAATGGCAAGTTGATCTCCGATAGTACCTATGTAGGTAATCTGAATGGTGCTCCAGCAACTAAAGAACAAAAGGCAGTAGAAACACAGTACCATGCGACGAAAACCCGCTATGATTTGGTGGCCGCTAATTACGATAAAAAAAGACTGGATTTTGCGGAGGGAATCCCTGAAAGCAAGGCCTTCCGCTGTCTGGAAACAGAATACTTCGCTTTAAAAAGTAAGCTGCTCATGCTGCAGGAAAAACCTTCCTGATCATCTGGAAAAATATTCTTTTTATAGGTCTGTTCCAGGCTTTTCTGTGTGTTTATCTCTCCTGTCTTTCTTGCTGCTGAAATAAAATAATATTTTTTTTCTTTGCTTGCATTTGATTTATTTATTCGATAGCTTTGTTATGCAAGCATAGTAATTAATGAAACAACAAGAGACAGTAGATTATTTCCTGAAAGTGGTTTGGCAGAACGTTTCCAACACTTATAATCAGATCGCTTCCGGGTTCGGAATCACGCAGGCCATTGGCTATGTGCTGATCAATATTGAGAAAGAAGGGACTGCGGTTTCTAAGCTGGCCGGTTTGCTCGGGGTGAAGGCTACCAGTTTATCAAGAATGCTAAACAATATGGAAGAACAGGGGTTAATATATCGGGAGACTTCGATCGGTGATAAGCGGTCGGTAAAAGTTTTCCTGACCGATTTAGGCAGGGAGAAAAGACTGCTCGCAAGAGAAGTGGTGATCTCTTTTAATGAATACCTGAACAAGCATTTTAGCAATCAGGAAAAAAATAACCTAATCTCGTCCTTACAGAAACTGAATAAACTTACACTGGCATATAAAATTCCTACTGAAAATTATGAACAAGAAGATAAATAGAGTAGCAGTATTGGGCTCAGGTATTATGGGTTCACGTATTGCTTGTCACTTTGCGAACATTGGAGTTGAAGTACTTTTATTGGACATTGCACCAAAGGAACTCAGCGCAGAGGAGCAGTCGAAAGGACTGAGTCTGGACCATCCTGCAGTTAAGAATCGAATTGTAAATGCAGCATTGCAGAATACGGTGAAAACTAATCCTTCACCTGTTTACAGCAAAAAGGTCTTGAATAAAATCACAACAGGGAACTTTACGGACGACATGTCAAAGATCGGCTCTTACGACTGGATCATTGAGGTGGTGGTAGAAAACCTGGACATCAAAAGAAAAGTATTTGAACAGGTAGAGCAATTCCGTAAACCGGGATCATTGGTCACTTCGAATACTTCGGGAATCCCGATCCATTTAATGGCTGAAGGAAGATCTGATGATTTTAAAGCCAATTTCTGCGGAACTCACTTCTTTAACCCGCCTCGTTACCTGAGGTTGCTGGAAATCATTCCTACACCGGATACCCATCCGGAACTGGTGGATTTCTTAATGCATTACGGAGATAAATTTTTAGGAAAAACGACGGTACTATGTAAGGATACCCCGGCATTTATTGCCAATAGGGTAGGTGTATACTCCATTATGGCTTTACTGCATCTGGTAGAGAAAATGGACCTGACTGTAGAAGAAGTTGATAAATTTACCGGTCCTGCTTTAGGCAGACCAAAATCGGCGACTTTCCGTACCACTGATGTGGTGGGATTAGATACCATGATTAAAGTTTCTAAAGGACTTTATGACAATT
It contains:
- a CDS encoding M61 family metallopeptidase, whose translation is MKKTVTGLVLLLSLGMTAKSQVKVDFEVSFIEPQAHYVEMEMNISGLTKDYVDVKMPVWAPGSYLIREFEKSVEDFTATANGKPAKFEKVRKNAWRVYSAKAKNVKIKYRVYAFEVSVRTSFIDDRHAFLSSTGIFMYPDGMLNLPSTVKVIPFKGWTQVSTGLEPVPGKAFTYTAADFDILFDSPIEVGNQDIFEFEASGVKHTVAMFGGGNYDKERLKVDMAKVVEQGTAIYGENPNKHYTFIVHNFSRGGGGLEHLNSTVLGASRDAYNTPEGYLGFMNLVAHEYYHLWNVKRMRPIALGPFDYDNENYTTNLWVSEGFTSYYENKLVLRAGFINQQEFVDGLVTAVANVSNTPGAKVQSAAESSYDAWIKGYRPNENSNNTGVSYYSKGEVVGLLMDIEIANATKGKKSLDDVMKAMYLQGKKLNRGYTDAEFKAMVEKISGQDFTDFWAKYVTGTHPLEYDKYLGYAGIKVKNENEGKQIPYVGVAAKKTEGRIFISAVSRNSAAWVDGLNVNDELISVNGVPVRAVVLDRMPVIANSKVGEVITVKIARDGLERDFKVTLKANPNLKLLAEMDPNASATAVAVRKGWMGI
- a CDS encoding lysylphosphatidylglycerol synthase transmembrane domain-containing protein, which gives rise to MIKSKTLFSIFKILIKVLLTAGALFWVFSNVDLEKTRATVAQADPVPLAGAFIAFICSQLFASSRVRSFFECIGLKLSEWLNYKLYLLGMFYNMFLPGGIGGDGYKIFLLRKEYGIETRKLVTAVFMDKLSGLWALTVLLLLLLSRTTGLPIPAYWAWILIILGTAGYYLILKLWFKQYVPSFLMIHLKALGGQTCQLLCALFILYTLRVDGPFLPYILLFMASSLLALFPLTIGGLGARELVFMYGAKYFVLDPQVAITISLLFYSISALSSLPGAYFVFHTKSLTKEDKNAIKSGD
- a CDS encoding polysaccharide deacetylase family protein; protein product: MILLSFDIEEFDMPFEYHKEISFKDQMDISIAGTEAILDILEGYQVKATFFSTVIFAQNAPATIQRILDQGHELASHGYYHSDFKVEHLLSSRLELEKIIQAPVIGYRMARMQPTDDLDIQNAGYEYNSSINPTWLPGRYNNLHLPRTHFKTDKVLQIPASVTPLIRFPLFWLSFHNLPLWLYTAMARWTIKTDGYLNVYFHPWEFTDLDDPERFGFPGYVRKNTGVKMISRMDQFIHKLKQKNAEFVTIASFVKRVSKPI
- a CDS encoding glycosyltransferase family 2 protein, with product MTNQRLISVVIPAYNEADNIPVIAASIREVFAGLPNYTFEIIFVADGCTDSTMAVLEMMAKHSDHIFHIEFSRNFGHQQAVKAGMDHARGAGVICMDGDMQHPPELIPELIQRWEEGHEVVYTIRNEDKRLPFKKRITSKLFYQVLNRMASVELDQGASDFRLLDRKVVDVFKEFHENEPFLRGLVKWIGFKQYAVSYDPAERFSGSSKYTFKKMVGLALQGVTSFSIKPLYNVVYLGFVFSGISVLYLPYVLYAFTFGHEVSGWASIIMTIAFFGGLQLIILGIIGIYLGKMFMQVKLRPNYIVRSTNIKS
- a CDS encoding glycosyltransferase family 87 protein; translated protein: MSSMSIPSKAPNRLVAFILDKKVILGLYLIAAVVSATKQYLHGTYNNYKIFKHVFWHSINHLNLYTENPLLYLDSNHYGPFFALLIAPFALLPDAFGAVLWNVCNALVLYWGIYNLPIKQKQQSWVAIICLHEALTALLSFQFNVALTGLILLAFSFIYKQQEVKAAAMIIIGFLVKLYGIVGLAFFFFAKNKTKFVVGGLILLPILTFLPAVLSDLNFVWSSHIDWKESLIYKNSLNASLVSMQDISVMGMVRRISGDASIPNTPFLLGGLALFALPYLRVSQYKSTDFQLMMLSSVLIFTVIFSSGSESPTYIIAMLGVAIWFIIQPDPKKWWVIALFVFAMLLTSFSPSDLFPRHIRRTYIMPYSLKALPCVLVWLTIVYQMLTVDFRKSIPAHD